In Amaranthus tricolor cultivar Red isolate AtriRed21 chromosome 5, ASM2621246v1, whole genome shotgun sequence, a genomic segment contains:
- the LOC130813694 gene encoding protein STRICTOSIDINE SYNTHASE-LIKE 3-like produces MQLKTVVGWLLVAFAIYCAIDPFSHSSLSGFPNFVSYEVKLPDTNLIPTNKDPFNLLQKSDIILLGQIQGPESLAFDPLGRGPYTGVADGRILFWDGSKWTQFAVTSSNRTVCDPQPNPLDYIKNEHICGRPLGLRFNKKTGDLYIADAYFGLMKVGPEGGVATSLTTEAEGVPLTFTNDLDIDDDGNVYFTDSSSQYQRRHFMQLVFSGEGGGRVLKYDPITKKTSVLVNDIQFPNGITLSKDGSFLLFCEGAIGRLTRYWLKGEKAGTSELFAILPGFPDNIRTNQNGEFWVALHCRRSWANHLLALRPKLRDFLLKLPIKSKYQFMVFIGGWPHGVILKYSPDGKILQILEDRPGKVVKAVSEVEEKEGKLWIGSVLMPFIAVYDLGLSST; encoded by the exons ATGCAGTTGAAAACAGTAGTAGGTTGGTTACTAGTAGCATTCGCAATCTACTGCGCGATTGACCCGTTTAGCCACAGTTCACTCTCCGGGTTTCCAAACTTTGTCTCCTATGAAGTTAAGTTGCCTGATACCAATTTAATACCAACTAACAAAGACCCGTTTAATCTACTTCAGAAATCGGATATTATACTATTGGGTCAAATCCAAGGACCCGAAAGCCTTGCTTTTGACCCACTTGGTCGTGGCCCGTATACTGGTGTTGCTGACGGAAGAATTCTTTTCTGGGATGGCTCTAAGTGGACTCAATTTGCTGTCACTTCTTCTAATCG AACAGTATGTGATCCACAGCCAAATCCATTAGATTACATAAAGAATGAGCATATATGTGGTAGGCCATTAGGCCTTAGATTCAACAAAAAGACTGGGGATCTATACATTGCAGATGCGTATTTTGGATTGATGAAGGTAGGTCCAGAAGGAGGCGTGGCCACGTCACTTACGACTGAAGCAGAAGGAGTGCCTTTAACCTTTACAAATGACTTGgatattgatgatgatggaaATGTATATTTTACGGATAGTAGCTCTCAGTACCAAAGAAG GCATTTCATGCAGTTGGTTTTCTCAGGAGAGGGGGGCGGAAGGGTGTTGAAGTATGATCCAATCACAAAAAAGACTAGCGTTCTTGTGAATGACATCCAATTCCCAAATGGTATCACGCTGAGCAAAGATGGTTCGTTCCTTCTCTTTTGTGAAGGTGCTATCGGCAG GCTAACCAGATATTGGCTCAAAGGAGAAAAAGCCGGAACCTCAGAACTATTTGCAATTCTGCCAGGATTTCCTGACAACATTAGGACCAACCAAAATGGGGAATTCTGGGTGGCGTTGCACTGTCGGCGAAGCTGGGCAAACCACTTATTGGCATTGCGCCCAAAGCTGCGCGATTTCTTGCTTAAGCTCCCAATCAAATCCAAGTATCAGTTCATGGTGTTTATTGGAGGCTGGCCACATGGAGTCATTCTCAAGTATAGCCCAGACGGTAAGATCCTACAGATCTTGGAAGATCGCCCCGGGAAAGTTGTGAAAGCTGTGAGTGAAGTTGAGGAGAAGGAAGGGAAACTGTGGATTGGCAGTGTGTTAATGCCTTTTATAGCTGTATACGACTTGGGTTTAAGCTCTACTTGA